The Triticum aestivum cultivar Chinese Spring chromosome 6D, IWGSC CS RefSeq v2.1, whole genome shotgun sequence genomic sequence ACACAAATTTAAGCACCATTCTGTTAAGTGGATTCATAGCacaattctactccctccatttctaaatataagtctttttagagatttcaatacacaCACAAACTTAAGCACCATTCTGTTGAGGGAATTATAGCACAATTCTATAAAGCAGCAATTTGTAAGCAAATGGCATCACAGATCCACGAGAGAGAGTCACCTTGGCCAGAAGCGAACGCTCCAACGAGACTGACCACCGCGGAGGTCGCGGTGTAGCTCAGGTTCGAGAACAGCATGCAGGCCCGGAGCAGCGCGTCCTCCATCTGGGTCACGTTGCcctgaagcagcagcagcagcagcacacccAGACCCACAAGATCAATAGGCCATCACCTCACCTCGAACAAAAAACAACAGTTGGGGCGGGGCGGCCGCGGGGCGCCCCTGACGAACCTTCGCCCGGATGGAGACCTccagctcccgcaccgcctctCCCTTCTGCAATCAGAGAGAGAAGAAACGCCCGTCATTCCTACGGTGGCCGGCGCCGAGAAGGAGGAAAGGAGAGGTTAGGGCGTTTCTTGGGGAAGATCCGGCGAACCTTGCCCATCACTTGCCCCCACATGCCCTTCAGCGTCGTCGCCATCTCCgctccgcgccgcgccgcgcctctTCGCTCTAGGGGTCGGGGAAGGGGGGCTGGAAGAGGAACCGAGGAAGAAGAAGCATCTTGGGATTTAGGACTGAAAAAACTAATGTACATGGGCCGAAATTACTGGATCGCACTTGTTGGATTTTGAGCCATTGAGGGGTTCTTCCGCCGGCCCGTAACTTCTGAtaggtttttttttcctttttagagaAAAAAACCGCCCCCCtcaagaaaaagagagagaaaaaaacgcTGTTAGCTGGGAAAAGTATCCTTCTAAAAAAAATGCTGAGAAAATTATCCGGTGCACCTATAATTACTCCGAAGATTTTTTTTAATAGAAATACTACTAGTACATACACACATCATGTATCTTTTTTTGCGGGGACACGCATCATGTATCTGCAGCAGACAAAATTTCAGCaaaccaacttgtggttggatggttagagggactgtgttatccccagcccaccagggtcatCTGTTTTCGTAAGATTGCAAACCATAGAATTCATCTGCACTAAAAAATTTTGGAACCGTTCGTCCATTCCAACATCTTATGGCCTTTTTTATTTGCATGATTTCAAATCGCATGAATAAAAAAACAATACTGCAATCCCGTGCATGTTTGATTTTTACATGTTTTTTTCTCCCTAAGTTGGTTGTACCTCGGGAAAAGGGAGTCGTTCAATGAAGTTTGAGTGGACAATTTTCTTCTATGGAATTTAGTGCAAACGAATCATCATAGACATATATTGATTAAATCTTACAAATCAAACAACCCATGCAGGAAAATTATAACGGATTCCTATCCTCCAATTTTTCTACTATTAAAATCTTGAAGTGATCAGATATCATTTATTCGAGATGTGACACTCTAACCGATGGTGAAGGTTCATGCTAAAAATGAGTGTATGGTTGTTGATCAGGAAGTTAGGTTTAAATTTGAAAGTTggcgtaaatttcaagatgatatgtacGCTCAGTCTTTTGGAGGTGCTTTGGAGGCTATGATCCTTACAATTTTTCAGTACGAGGGGCATCTGTTTTCGTAAGATTGCAAACCATAGAATTCATCTGCACTAAAAATTTTTGGAACCGTTCGTCCATTCCAACATCTTATGGCCTTTTTTATTTGCATGATTTCAAATCGCATGAATAAAAAAACACTACTGCAATCCCGTGCATGTTTGATTTTTACATGTTTTTTTCTCCCTAAGTTGGTTGTACCTCGGGAAAAGGGAGTCGTTCAATGAAGTTTGAGTGGACAATTTTTTTCTATGGAATTTAGTGCAAACGAATCATCATAGACATATATTGATTAAATCTTACAAATCAAACAACCCATGCAGGAAAATTATAACGGATTCCTATCCTCCAATTTTTCTACTATTAAAATCTTGAAGTGATCAGATATCATTTATTCGAGATGTGACACTCTAACCGATGGTGAAGGTTCATGCTAAAAATGAGTGTATGGTTGTTGATCAGGAAGTTAGGTTTAAATTTGAAAGTTGGCGGAAAAAAATCTCACATCATGATAAACATTGATGAACGCATATCGATAAAAAAGTACTCCCTCTGGTCGTAGAAAATGTCGCCGCTTCGAACTAAGGTTAGTTCAGCCTTAGTTCAAAACCGCGACACTTTTGTATCGGAGTGAGTATTAAAGTACATAAGCAAATATAGCGAAGCTACACCTAGGTTGGTTTGGCCAAAGCCCCGCCCTCACTCTAATCATGCCTTTTGGGGATTCATGTGTATCGAAAGGTTGTTCAATTATATTGTTGATTTGACCAATACATTGTCAATAGCAGATCTTCTTTTAGGTCGGTTCCGTTTAATTTCTCCCTTTCACACCCTCAATAGCTATGAAGTCAACCTACACAAATGGTACATCGGTCGACTCTTAGTCTCGCCACATATAATGATTTGCTagcagggggggggggaggattaaTGTCGATAGAAATAGCTTTTGGGTAACAGTTCAACTAAGAGTCAAAGAAGTCAATCTGAATTCAATTCGTCCTCGTAGAGGTTATCTCATATGTTCTATCGTGTCATCTTTTTATTATTACCTACGTTCAgaattttgaactaaaaccatgtcaATTATTTTTAAAACGGAGAGAGTATTAACTTCGGATGACACGAGAGTTATAAGAGCCAAAGACTAAATTCTTGCATGTAGATTGTGTAAAGTAAGTATCATCCAGATACATATGGAAGAATAAAAAGAACTTTTTAGTGAAGAATTAGTAAAAGATTATGTTTTCAAATAAAATATGGCCTAAATTTATTAGGATGCAAATGAAAAGATTCAATTTTCAAAAGAAAGGTGGCATGAGGTTATTATATGATGCAGAAAAAGGCACCTAGCAACCCAACGAAGAGTTTCCAGCCGTCCTCTTCAAAAGGAACGGCCCAGATCGCCCCACGTGCTCCCCGCTGTCCTCCCGAAACGCCTAGAGCTCCACCTATTGCTCCAGTCGACCAATCTGCGTCTAGAGCAGCCAAAATCACCTCGAAATGCCTCCATGGCGGTTCCGATCTGGCGACCTCGCCTGCGCGATGGTCATCGCGGTGGCGACGGCCACCGCGGCGTCCGTGGTCGTGGCCGCCGGAGCAGCGGACGGCGAGGCAGAGTTCGACTACCGGAAGCTCTCCGGGATAATAATCCCGGGATTCGCGTCGACGCAGCTGCGGGCGTGGTCGGTGCTGGACTGCCCCTACTCGCCGTTCGACTTCAACCCCCTGGACTCCGTCTGGCTCGACTCCACCAAGGTCGAGATCCCTGTGCTGCACCGCCCGAAATATCCGATTACTACGCTAGTTTTAGCAATTTCTGTTGTTTGGGGATTGTTATTGTGCGTATTTGTTCTCCCAGCTGGTCCATAGACTAGAACAACCTGTGCTGATTCAGGCACCTGCTTaaattaattttttttgtttgccAGTTACACTTGGGAACAGCTTTTGTTGGCCTAAAGTTGTTACCCCGTAACATCCTTTCCAAACTTAGCTTTCAGGTTTGTTAGTGGAGTAGTGAAGTAGGTAGTAGACGATTTGAACCTTTCCATTGGTTCCTGTCTGGCTTCAGTTGTGCGTAGGATGAATTTGCGGTAAACTTGCGAGAAAATTACAGTTTCTAGTAGTAACTTGTGGTTAATTTCGAGACACCGTAACCAGTAGTTCTACATTTGATAATTCGTTGTGTGGGTATCTCTGCGTATATCTTGCAATTCCCACCAGCAAACAACGGGGCGCTAAGATCGATCATATGGAAGCCCTGGGCGCCGGGGAAGATGAAGCTCTTCTCTTGGCTACTGCATCTCAACCGGCTGTGGTGCAATGACCGGCTGCAGCGTCACAGCTGGGAAAATGGGTATTTCTGCCAGCTCTGTTTAAGGAACCTCGAGTCTTCCTACCATCTGTTCTGGGAGTGCCCACTGTCCTTGCAAGTTTGGACTCAGGCGTCGACCTGGAAGGGCTGCGGTGCACTGAACACGCGCAACTGGGAGGCTGCGGGCTGCACCACAACCAGGGTTCAGGATCTCATCCGCCGCGCGGCGCCGGGACAGGAGAGAAAAGCCATCAAATCAATCATCATCCTAATCACTTGGGAAATCCAGCAAGAGCGAAATGGATGCACTTTCAGGGGAAAGATGGCCTGCGCAGCTGATATCCTTGGCAGAATCAGGGCTAATTTGGATTTGTGGCGTCTGGCAGGGGCTAAGAGCCTAGAGCATCCCTTCCGGGACCAAATTGGGAGATAGAGGCAGTCGTTTCTTAGTGGTGTTGTTGTATCCTTTTCTTTCCTCCATATGATCACTTGATCAAACAATGTTTTCCGCTCTCTTCTGCTAAATCAATGAATGCCAGCAGCATGCCGGATCtttcattttttttaataattcattTACCGCTCGGGATTTCATCCTCACCTCCCAAATTTGAAAAGACGCAGAACTATATGTGACCATTCCCATGATCACATGGCAAGCCCTTGTCTGGCCAAACTAGGCTTCGGTCTTACAATGATGTCTAACATGTTCAAAGAAAGTGTACTGTACTCTGTAGAGGACCAGATGGTACTTTGCTCCACATAGATCCTTATGTACTTGATAGGTTGCTCCCATGAATATTTGATCAATTTGCTATGTCTAATTTGGTTTTTTCAATATGGTGCAGCTTTTCTCTGCTGTAAATTGCTGGCTTAAGTGCATGCTGCTTGACCCTTATAACCAGACGGACCATCCAGAATGCAAGTCAAGGCCAGATAGTGGTCTTTCTGCGATTACAGAGTTGGACCCTGGTTATATAACAGGTAAACTATATACCTTAGTTATTTTCTAGTACTAGTTTCATATTATGTAGCACTTGATCTTCTGTAGTGTGATCTTCTATTATCTTTGACATTCCATTACTTTCACAAACTTTGAGCAAAAGTGACCAAAATCATGAACAGCTATGGCATCCGATGATGTTGTAATTACTGGGTTGCCCAGTTGTAGTTACTAGTCAGGAATGGATCATGTTCTTAATTCTGTTCTAAGCTTTACATTGCATAATATTTTTGATTTTCTTTTCTCATTCTCTCACAATACTTATCTTAGTGCAATGGAGAAAAACACGATCATCCATTGGTGTAACTGTTCTTGTTCAATCTAATGAAGAGCAGACGATACAGTTGACTGTTTTCAACCATTTGAAAAGAACCCATGTATTTTGTTCCTTGAATGGATGGCAGCCTCCTATATTTACTTTCATTGGCATAACATTCCATGGTATGAGAGAGACCCAGGCCCAACAAAAAAGATGTCCAACTAAAGCCCATGTAGAGAAGAGTAAACAGTTGGGTTTAGTTCCACCTTGCTAGTTCGGAGGGAGTTATACCAAACATATAAACCAAAATGTCAAATGTATATTAACCCTGGATTAACCCTTTTGCACATAGTGAGGAATAAAGCGTAACTGGGGTAGTGTGACAGTGTGGTTCATCCGAAGTGGGCAGGCCTAAGCATATTTAGGCTGGAATGTTACATTTTCCTAAGTTAGCAATTCCCCATGTTATTcctaaaaagaagaaagaaagtatTGTCCACATTTATAATTTTCATGTTGGTTAGTATATTATCAAACCGTCCATTCGTTTCTTCATGGAAAAGATAGAAAGAGCAATGTTTAAATGTCCTCATGTGGTATTATTGACAAGGTTTCAGGTCCTCTTTCTTCAATATGGAAAGAATGGGTCAAATGGTGTGTAGACTTTGGTATTGAAGCTAATGCTATCATCGCTGTTCCATACGATTGGAGGCTACCCCCATCGATGCTTGAGGAGAGGGATCTGTACTTTCATAAATTAAAGTTAGTAAACTTAACTCATGTTGTCATATAGCAGCCAATTCTCCCACTCTCAGTTCATTTTCTGGATTTCGTTTTTGTTTTAAAACACATGGTTGACAGACTGACAGTCATATATATGATTAATGACGTTGACACTTTGCACATCTCAGCTCACCAGTAAACATTGACAAGAACACTTCTAAGTTATCTATTTTAGGATGCTTACTTAATTGGCATCATGTCCATAAGTGCTGAGCATACTTCTACGTCCGACGTGCTGCCTCATTTCAGAAATATATGACGTTTTTAAACTTGCTGACAAACTGTGTTGATATATAAAACAGCTATTTAGATTGTCAGCTGAAAATGGTAACACTAGATTTATCATGGAAGAAATTTCATTGATCATAGTATAGAATTTAAATTATCTTCACTGACGTATCCATATAAGAAGTAACTGTTAAAGATTGCATGTTGGATACCATGCCGATGTCCAAAATGTCATAAATTCATAAATATAGGGAATAGCTGTTTGCAATAACCGGCAAGAATAATGCAATGCTAGCTATCTTTAGAAGCTTCCATTCCTAAGTGATAAgctttcttatgccaatttttactTAATCATGTCCCAGTTAAGTTGTTACAGAATGATTAGTTTTATGTTAGCACATACGTTATTTGTGATACAGTGACCAAAAGAAACAATTTATGAGCATTTCTGTACAATAGAAGGGTACTCACTGTTATATGTGGAGGGAGCTTGGTGTGTGATGCTTATGAGTCCTTTCTTGTGCAGATTAACTTTTGAAATTGCATTGAAACTTCGAGGAGGGCCATCTTTGGTTTTTGCTCATTCCATGGGAAACAATGTATTCCGGTACTTTTTGGAATGGTTGAAACTAGAAATTGCCCCAAAGCACTATATCCAATGGCTCGACAAACATATACATGCATACTTTGCAGTTGGTATGTTAACCAGAAATCTTAATTCATTACCATAGCTGTTTCTTTTCTTCACGCtttctgttttctctttctttcaggtGCCCCTCTTCTCGGATCTACTGAATCAGTCAGAGCCACTCTCTCTGGGACAACGTCTGGACTTCCAATCACTGAGGTCAGTTTTCTCTATGTATTTTATTCTATTGCCATAACTTGCCCGCATTCAATCACCGGTGGTTGCTGTTATATGTTTTGGGTTTCTGCTCCATCCATTGGATTTACAAAGGCATGTGCGTTGTAAGATGTAAATTTTCTCTTACCAATAGTTACTCCAAAAACAGACTTAGTGACACAACAATATTAACATTAGATATGTATTGAAAACACTTTCATGTGACCCATGATATTGAAGTCATTAACAATATATTGTAAGAGAAATTAATGGTCAAACTTCAACTTTGGAGACCACAGTCAAGTCAAACAGTGCTTTTGAATTATGCTTTTCTTTTGAGAATTTTGAATTATGTTTTCAAGCACTTAATATATATGTTGCCTTGTCCTTCTGGTCTATCTTTTGATTTGTAGGCTTCAAAGTATGGTCCTAGATATTCACTGGTGGACTGATAGTATGGTCTTGGGCACCTGACCTGTTGATGTGCTGTGATTTTGTGAAGCATATATTTTATTGTGTTTTAAATTGTATAATTAAGAAGTCCAGTTGTGTCCAGAATCCATACTTGTCAGCATTGTGAACTATTGTGCATAGCTTGCCAAAAAATTCAATAGCATTATATGTCATATTGTTTACATGATTCCCATTCCTACCTTTACCATCTAAACTTCTATATTGGTTTCAGGGGACAGCCCGATTGATGTTCAATTCATTTGCTGCTTCTTTATGGCTCTTGCCATTCTCAAAATACTGCAAAGCTGATAATGTATACTGGAAGCATTTTTTTGAGGGGAAGGCCCACATCAACAGACAACAGTGCGATGAGATGGAGTATAGTTCAGACAACTCTGGATGGCCCACAACCCTCGTCAGTATCGAGGTTCCTACAGTTCGAGGTTCTTTGTAAAGTCACTTCTGTTGTTGCAGATATTTATGTTTTTCCCCACTAAGCAGTTGCACTCCTTTCTGTCTTTACTGTTTCTCCCTTTCAGGTACGGATGCTTATCCATCCATTATGGACATAACAGAGGACATAACATCCAACATGGAGTGTGGAAAGCCAACACTCTTATCATTTTCTGCCAGAGAAGTTTCAGATGGTACTTTGTTCAAAACTATGCTGGATTATGACCCACAGAGCAAAGCCCTTATCCATCAGCTGGAGAAGTAAGTTTTAGTCGTGTGTTCTGCAGTGCTACTACGTCGTAATTTTAGTCTCTTCAAGAAAAAATGATGTTCATGCTtgatatctactccctccgtcccataatacaagaacatttttggcactacacaagtgtcaaaaacgttcttatattatgggacagagggagtaattttCAAAGAAGGTTGCTTGATATACTAACTAGTCAACCACCAAATAGAGTCTAGCTTATAACCAAAAGTAGTATATAAGACCTTGTAT encodes the following:
- the LOC123145444 gene encoding phospholipid--sterol O-acyltransferase isoform X2, yielding MPPWRFRSGDLACAMVIAVATATAASVVVAAGAADGEAEFDYRKLSGIIIPGFASTQLRAWSVLDCPYSPFDFNPLDSVWLDSTKLFSAVNCWLKCMLLDPYNQTDHPECKSRPDSGLSAITELDPGYITGPLSSIWKEWVKWCVDFGIEANAIIAVPYDWRLPPSMLEERDLYFHKLKLTFEIALKLRGGPSLVFAHSMGNNVFRYFLEWLKLEIAPKHYIQWLDKHIHAYFAVGAPLLGSTESVRATLSGTTSGLPITEGTARLMFNSFAASLWLLPFSKYCKADNVYWKHFFEGKAHINRQQCDEMEYSSDNSGWPTTLVSIEVPTVRGTDAYPSIMDITEDITSNMECGKPTLLSFSAREVSDGTLFKTMLDYDPQSKALIHQLEKYYQGDPVLNPLTPWERPPIKNVFCIYGIDTKTEVGYYFAPSGKPYPDNWIITDVIYEFERSLLSRSGHSFSGKPNNSSGDGTVSYNSLSWCKQWLGPKVNITRTPQAEHDGSDLQTRMNAEHHHGEDLFPNMTRAPHVKYITYYEDAESIPGWRTAVWELDKANHRNIVRMPVVMRELWLEMWHDMHPHSKSKFVTKAFRGPLRHEDCHWDYAKARYTFGDVHLGMSCRLKYSSTKLLRQYL
- the LOC123145444 gene encoding phospholipid--sterol O-acyltransferase isoform X1; translation: MPPWRFRSGDLACAMVIAVATATAASVVVAAGAADGEAEFDYRKLSGIIIPGFASTQLRAWSVLDCPYSPFDFNPLDSVWLDSTKLFSAVNCWLKCMLLDPYNQTDHPECKSRPDSGLSAITELDPGYITGPLSSIWKEWVKWCVDFGIEANAIIAVPYDWRLPPSMLEERDLYFHKLKLTFEIALKLRGGPSLVFAHSMGNNVFRYFLEWLKLEIAPKHYIQWLDKHIHAYFAVGAPLLGSTESVRATLSGTTSGLPITEGTARLMFNSFAASLWLLPFSKYCKADNVYWKHFFEGKAHINRQQCDEMEYSSDNSGWPTTLVSIEVPTVRGTDAYPSIMDITEDITSNMECGKPTLLSFSAREVSDGTLFKTMLDYDPQSKALIHQLEKYYQGDPVLNPLTPWERPPIKNVFCIYGIDTKTEVGYYFAPSGKPYPDNWIITDVIYEFERSLLSRSGHSFSGKPNNSSGDGTVSYNSLSWCKQWLGPKVNITRTPQAEHDGSDLQTRMNAEHHHGEDLFPNMTRAPHVKYITYYEDAESIPGWRTAVWELDKANHRNIVRMPVVMRELWLEMWHDMHPHSKSKFVTKAFRGPLRHEDCHWDYAKARCAFPEFCEYRYTFGDVHLGMSCRLKYSSTKLLRQYL